Proteins from a single region of Amycolatopsis sp. CA-230715:
- a CDS encoding ABC transporter ATP-binding protein produces MSEPDERPLLEIDGLTVEFRTDTGVVHAVNDLSLAVRRGEILGIVGESGSGKSVTATSVLGLVREPPGRTVAGSIRFRGQDLRSLRPRELREIRGGPVGMIFQDPMTTLNPVLTIGTQIAEAIRLHHPGTPKRAALARARELLALVGVPDPAARIRQYPHEFSGGMRQRAMIAMAIANDPALIIADEPTTALDVTIQAQVLGLLKTAQAETGAATILITHDLGVVAELADRVAVMYAGRIVETATVFELFAQPRHPYTLGLLASLPRLDLPADELRPIPGSPPDMTDPPRGCAFHPRCPLARDRCRTERPALAVLDGGRQSACHFADELSEADVFPATQEEAT; encoded by the coding sequence ATGAGCGAACCTGACGAGCGTCCTCTGCTGGAGATCGACGGCCTGACCGTCGAATTCCGCACCGACACCGGCGTCGTGCACGCGGTCAACGACCTGAGCCTGGCCGTACGCCGCGGCGAGATCCTCGGCATCGTCGGCGAATCGGGGTCGGGCAAGAGCGTCACCGCGACGTCCGTGCTCGGTCTGGTTCGCGAACCGCCGGGCCGCACCGTGGCGGGCAGCATCCGCTTCCGCGGCCAGGACTTGCGCTCCCTGCGGCCACGAGAACTGCGGGAGATCCGCGGCGGCCCGGTCGGGATGATCTTCCAGGACCCGATGACCACGCTGAACCCGGTGCTAACGATCGGCACGCAGATCGCCGAGGCCATCCGGCTGCACCACCCGGGGACTCCGAAACGTGCCGCGCTCGCCCGTGCGCGGGAACTGCTCGCGCTTGTCGGCGTCCCGGACCCCGCGGCCAGGATTCGGCAGTACCCGCACGAATTCTCCGGCGGCATGCGGCAGCGGGCGATGATCGCCATGGCCATCGCCAACGATCCCGCGCTGATCATCGCGGACGAGCCGACCACCGCGCTCGACGTCACGATCCAGGCGCAGGTGCTCGGGCTGCTCAAGACCGCGCAGGCCGAGACCGGCGCGGCCACCATCCTCATCACGCACGACCTCGGCGTGGTGGCCGAACTCGCCGACCGGGTCGCCGTGATGTACGCGGGGCGGATCGTGGAGACCGCGACCGTGTTCGAACTGTTCGCCCAGCCGCGGCATCCGTACACCCTGGGGTTGCTGGCCAGCCTGCCCCGGCTCGACCTCCCCGCGGACGAGCTGAGGCCGATCCCCGGCAGCCCACCGGACATGACCGATCCCCCGCGCGGATGCGCGTTCCACCCGAGGTGCCCGCTGGCGCGCGACCGCTGCCGCACCGAACGCCCGGCGCTCGCGGTTCTCGATGGCGGCAGGCAGAGCGCCTGCCACTTCGCCGACGAACTCAGCGAGGCCGACGTCTTCCCAGCGACGCAGGAAGAGGCGACCTGA
- a CDS encoding IclR family transcriptional regulator, translated as MPRQPSKPPRGAVDEARPASANYHANALARGLALLELIAAQGKPLTLSEFSDGTALPKSTLVRLVAVLTELDYLVRVDDRPSYRLGHKVQGLATAYLATLDLSTAASPHLLPVAEQTGQTANLGMIDGDQVLHACVAEPDRPLRFTTATGARDHLYCTGLGKLLLAQLDSELVAACLPVQPWPAFTESTHTTLEPLHRELLAIAGRGYALDDNERSAGLRCVAVPVPVRGETGESFAAISVSGPTGEFAPAQQQAYVARLRQAAADLAADPEVAAALRLAQRSLRPPGRAE; from the coding sequence GTGCCCCGACAGCCGAGCAAGCCCCCGCGCGGGGCCGTCGACGAGGCGAGGCCCGCGTCCGCGAACTACCACGCCAACGCGCTGGCCCGAGGCCTGGCCCTGCTGGAACTCATTGCGGCACAAGGAAAACCGCTGACGCTGTCCGAGTTCAGCGACGGTACGGCGCTGCCGAAGAGCACGCTGGTGCGGCTGGTCGCGGTGCTCACCGAACTGGACTACCTCGTCCGCGTCGACGATCGGCCCTCCTACCGGCTCGGGCACAAGGTCCAAGGACTCGCCACGGCCTACCTGGCCACGCTCGACCTTTCGACGGCCGCGAGCCCGCACCTGCTCCCGGTCGCCGAGCAGACCGGGCAGACCGCGAACCTCGGGATGATCGACGGGGACCAGGTGCTGCACGCGTGCGTGGCCGAGCCCGACCGGCCGCTCCGGTTCACCACCGCCACCGGAGCGCGCGACCACCTGTACTGCACCGGACTCGGCAAGCTGCTGCTCGCCCAACTCGATTCGGAACTCGTCGCCGCGTGCCTGCCGGTTCAGCCGTGGCCCGCGTTCACCGAGAGCACTCACACCACGCTCGAACCGCTGCACCGCGAACTGCTCGCCATCGCCGGGCGCGGGTACGCCTTGGACGACAACGAACGCAGCGCCGGGCTGCGGTGCGTCGCCGTACCCGTCCCGGTCCGTGGCGAGACGGGTGAGTCGTTCGCGGCCATCAGCGTGTCGGGCCCCACCGGGGAGTTCGCCCCGGCGCAGCAGCAGGCCTACGTCGCCAGGCTGCGACAAGCCGCCGCGGACCTGGCCGCCGACCCCGAGGTCGCTGCCGCGCTGCGGCTCGCGCAACGCTCCCTGCGTCCCCCGGGGCGAGCCGAGTGA
- a CDS encoding FUSC family protein: MYGRAESRELRFRHQVQAGAILSTAVALGTVLSGHHVRPWLLVATAVAFTFAGALLTSRLDLNPRGPFFGVFALGATAAVPGAAVSTAVPICAATVGFCVAIGVAGPWNASVIAQPPRCLREWCGRGRRLSCVLVHASRYAVAIAAAGSAGLLFGVEHANWAMASAAVPLAAADARSALHPGIGSVLRRGSHRVLGTVAGLGVTALLLLPGLGETPLSLIVTVLLFPTELFMARNYALALGFFTPLIMLMTELAAPAEPVTLLTDRLVDTLIGVAAGIAAAVLVPSPCRGPLRGADPATCRPR; encoded by the coding sequence ATGTACGGTCGCGCCGAATCTCGTGAGCTGCGCTTTCGGCATCAGGTGCAGGCGGGGGCGATCCTCAGCACGGCGGTGGCGCTCGGGACCGTCCTTTCCGGACACCACGTCCGGCCGTGGCTCCTGGTCGCGACCGCGGTCGCGTTCACCTTCGCCGGGGCGCTGCTGACCAGCAGGCTCGACCTCAACCCCCGCGGGCCGTTCTTCGGGGTCTTCGCACTCGGGGCCACCGCGGCGGTTCCGGGGGCCGCGGTCTCGACCGCGGTGCCGATCTGCGCGGCTACGGTGGGGTTCTGCGTCGCCATCGGCGTCGCCGGGCCGTGGAACGCGTCGGTCATCGCCCAGCCGCCGCGCTGCCTGCGAGAGTGGTGCGGGCGAGGGCGTCGGCTGTCGTGCGTGCTGGTCCACGCTTCGCGTTACGCGGTCGCGATCGCGGCGGCGGGTTCGGCCGGGCTGCTGTTCGGCGTCGAACACGCCAACTGGGCCATGGCTTCCGCCGCGGTTCCGCTGGCTGCCGCCGACGCGCGGAGCGCCCTGCACCCCGGCATCGGCAGCGTCCTGCGCCGCGGTTCCCATCGCGTGCTGGGCACGGTCGCCGGGCTCGGCGTCACCGCGCTGCTGCTCCTGCCCGGCCTCGGTGAAACCCCACTGTCCCTGATCGTAACGGTGCTGCTGTTCCCCACCGAACTGTTCATGGCGCGCAACTACGCGCTGGCACTGGGTTTCTTCACACCACTGATCATGCTGATGACGGAGCTGGCCGCGCCGGCCGAACCGGTGACACTGCTGACGGACCGGCTGGTCGACACGCTGATCGGCGTCGCGGCGGGGATCGCGGCCGCCGTCCTTGTGCCCAGCCCGTGCCGAGGTCCGCTCCGGGGTGCCGACCCGGCTACCTGCCGACCGCGGTGA
- a CDS encoding ABC transporter ATP-binding protein codes for MSEPVLEVIGLTKHFPVRGGVLRRAVGTVRAVDGVDLVLRRGETVGLVGESGCGKSTTGRLLARLLDPSAGSIRFRGQDLAALPQRRLRPLRRHIQIMFQDPYASLSPRMTVHDIVAEPLRVQHCYTEARVRELLELVGMSPDHENRYAHEFSGGQRQRIGLARALALDPDVLILDEPVSALDVSVQAQVVNQLRELQQRLGPAYLFISHNLSVVRHLAHHVAVMYLGRVIESGTNEQVFTTPTHPYTHALLSAIPTPEPVGRDTRERITLTGDVPDPAAPPSGCRFRTRCPKAQDRCATEEPALADRLGVGHPSACHFPDLAPVPRHTPADTAAS; via the coding sequence ATGAGCGAACCGGTACTCGAAGTCATCGGACTGACCAAGCACTTCCCGGTCCGCGGCGGTGTGCTGCGGCGCGCGGTCGGCACGGTGCGCGCCGTCGACGGCGTCGATCTCGTCCTCCGCCGCGGCGAAACCGTCGGCCTGGTCGGCGAGTCCGGCTGCGGGAAGTCCACCACCGGACGGCTGCTGGCCAGGCTGCTGGACCCGTCGGCAGGCAGCATCCGGTTCCGCGGCCAAGACCTGGCCGCCTTGCCGCAGCGGCGGCTGCGACCGCTGCGGCGCCACATTCAGATCATGTTCCAGGACCCCTACGCCTCGCTGTCGCCGCGGATGACCGTGCACGACATCGTCGCCGAGCCATTGCGGGTCCAGCACTGCTACACCGAAGCACGCGTGCGGGAACTGCTCGAACTGGTCGGGATGTCTCCGGACCATGAAAACCGCTACGCGCACGAGTTTTCCGGCGGGCAGCGGCAGCGCATCGGGCTGGCGCGCGCACTGGCGCTCGACCCGGACGTGCTCATCCTGGACGAGCCCGTCAGCGCGCTGGACGTCTCGGTGCAGGCGCAAGTGGTCAACCAGCTCCGCGAGCTTCAGCAGCGACTCGGCCCGGCCTACCTGTTCATCTCGCACAACCTGTCGGTGGTGCGCCACCTCGCGCACCACGTCGCGGTCATGTACCTCGGCCGCGTTATCGAATCCGGCACCAACGAGCAGGTCTTCACCACGCCGACCCATCCGTACACGCACGCGCTGCTGTCCGCGATCCCCACACCGGAGCCGGTCGGCAGGGACACGCGCGAACGGATCACGCTCACCGGCGACGTTCCCGATCCGGCCGCCCCGCCGTCCGGCTGCCGATTCCGCACCCGCTGCCCGAAGGCACAGGACCGGTGCGCCACCGAGGAACCCGCGCTGGCCGACCGGCTCGGCGTGGGACACCCGAGTGCCTGCCACTTCCCGGATCTCGCCCCGGTGCCGAGGCATACTCCCGCCGACACCGCCGCCAGCTAG
- a CDS encoding ABC transporter permease, with protein MGAYLVRRLGINVLVFLLITVAVFWLAHLTPGDPIASQISPADRNSGSEELITRRRAELGLDDPVFVQYFSWFGRALHGDLGFSLSNGRPVLELLAERIGPTVELMVVGLLLSIVIAFPLGMIAALRRNTIVDYLATAVSFGAVSFPPFYLGLVAIFVFTLKFPLLPSSGIASPGHPGLLDLLAHLVLPALILGFGSSGPLMRYVRSSMVTELTADYIRTAEAKGASQPRVVVRHALRNSLIPVLTVIAANLGQLLAGAVVIEQVFAWPGMGQLAISSVRASDYPVIVGFALLVAVLVLLSNLLADVLYTVVDPRVRLR; from the coding sequence ATGGGCGCCTACCTGGTGCGCAGGCTCGGCATCAACGTGCTGGTGTTCCTGCTGATCACGGTCGCGGTGTTCTGGCTCGCACACCTCACCCCCGGCGACCCGATCGCGAGCCAGATCTCCCCCGCCGACCGCAACTCGGGCAGCGAGGAGCTGATCACGCGGCGCCGGGCCGAACTCGGCCTCGACGACCCGGTGTTCGTGCAGTACTTCAGCTGGTTCGGGCGCGCGCTGCACGGCGATCTCGGCTTTTCGCTGAGCAACGGACGACCGGTGCTCGAACTGCTCGCCGAGCGAATCGGGCCCACCGTCGAGCTGATGGTGGTCGGCCTGCTGCTGTCGATCGTCATCGCGTTCCCGCTCGGCATGATCGCCGCGCTGCGCCGCAACACGATCGTCGACTACCTCGCCACGGCCGTCAGCTTCGGGGCGGTGTCGTTCCCGCCGTTCTACCTCGGCCTGGTCGCGATCTTCGTGTTCACGCTGAAGTTCCCGCTGCTGCCCTCCTCGGGCATCGCCAGTCCAGGCCATCCCGGTCTGCTCGATCTCCTGGCCCATCTCGTGCTCCCGGCGTTGATCCTGGGCTTCGGCAGCTCGGGCCCGCTCATGCGCTACGTGCGCAGCAGCATGGTCACCGAGCTGACCGCCGACTACATCCGCACCGCGGAAGCGAAAGGCGCTTCGCAGCCCCGGGTCGTCGTGCGGCACGCCCTGCGCAACTCGCTCATCCCGGTGCTCACCGTCATCGCCGCGAACCTCGGCCAGCTCCTCGCCGGCGCCGTCGTCATCGAGCAGGTCTTCGCGTGGCCTGGCATGGGGCAGCTCGCGATCAGCTCGGTCCGTGCCAGCGACTACCCGGTGATCGTCGGGTTCGCGTTGCTCGTCGCCGTGCTGGTGCTGCTGTCGAACCTGCTCGCCGACGTCCTGTACACCGTCGTCGACCCGAGGGTGAGGCTGCGATGA
- a CDS encoding sialidase family protein produces the protein MHRRRSTTLFLGTLTTLVAWLLPAVAAHAASTVRTFEDDKVGAVPAGCAAPAGAVGAVVSDVRAHHGKHSLRVTDQAKTVGLRCTATAQHGADLTLAVYPAQVANGFTYTLLGHIDGVSAERPVFQLGITARGALRWYDGNGWTQLTAAGTLAVKAWTTLRVQVPRSREVAYLYADDRYLGEAGPLGVREVTDITGFQVTGNGGDDVFVDDVTMGDVNGAPPTRAQAFTISESSTIDSSITQLQMPNTAVNVTVRGQPQTLVSYPAHIDTSDTAGNRLAVTTDNGATWADAQRRNPLPEAPSYGLTKLRNGDVLAVDYHTYMTPGSGNRSAEVPTAISHDNGQTWTRRAGVMTTPQAMRPGVSDRPGQALGGFVLVHSVIESPDGALLQSGYGYYQNDTKYRQIVLRSTDGGVNWTLLATVAYDPHLSTEPRYEGFCEGAVQRTADGDLLIVMRTGSYQQMYASRSRDGGRSWSTPRPLMAGSGSIPVTGIYPTLTRLTSGALVLWIGRPGQSLLVSRDGTGTSWTTPQTVDYRNSGNGNFVPLDDHHLLAFGDRGPNWASPPPLTYRVWSRLVTVHF, from the coding sequence ATGCACCGCAGACGAAGCACCACGCTGTTCCTCGGCACGCTGACGACGCTCGTGGCCTGGCTGCTGCCCGCGGTCGCGGCGCATGCGGCGAGCACCGTGCGCACCTTCGAAGACGACAAGGTCGGCGCGGTTCCCGCGGGCTGCGCCGCGCCGGCGGGTGCGGTCGGTGCCGTCGTCAGCGACGTGCGCGCGCATCACGGCAAGCACAGCCTGCGCGTCACCGACCAGGCGAAGACCGTCGGCCTGCGCTGCACTGCCACCGCACAGCACGGCGCCGACCTCACCCTCGCCGTCTACCCCGCCCAGGTGGCGAACGGCTTCACCTACACCCTGCTGGGACACATCGACGGCGTCAGCGCCGAACGGCCGGTCTTCCAGCTCGGCATCACCGCGCGGGGCGCGCTGCGCTGGTACGACGGGAACGGCTGGACCCAGCTCACCGCCGCGGGAACCCTCGCGGTGAAGGCGTGGACGACGTTGCGGGTGCAGGTCCCGCGGTCGCGTGAGGTCGCCTACCTCTACGCCGACGACCGCTATCTCGGCGAGGCCGGGCCGTTGGGCGTCCGCGAGGTCACCGACATCACCGGCTTCCAGGTGACCGGCAACGGGGGCGACGACGTCTTCGTCGACGACGTGACCATGGGCGACGTCAACGGCGCTCCGCCGACGCGTGCGCAGGCGTTCACGATCAGCGAGTCGAGCACCATCGACTCGTCGATCACGCAGCTGCAAATGCCCAACACGGCGGTGAACGTGACCGTCCGGGGCCAGCCGCAGACGCTGGTCAGCTACCCGGCGCACATCGACACCAGTGACACCGCGGGCAACCGACTAGCCGTCACCACCGACAACGGCGCCACCTGGGCCGACGCGCAGCGGCGCAATCCGTTGCCGGAAGCACCGTCGTACGGGCTCACCAAGCTCCGCAACGGCGACGTCCTCGCCGTGGACTACCACACCTACATGACCCCGGGCTCCGGTAACCGCAGCGCCGAAGTGCCGACCGCGATCTCGCACGACAACGGGCAGACCTGGACACGCCGCGCGGGTGTGATGACGACACCGCAGGCCATGCGGCCGGGCGTCTCCGACCGGCCGGGCCAGGCGCTCGGCGGCTTCGTGCTCGTGCACAGCGTCATCGAGAGCCCGGACGGAGCACTGCTGCAATCCGGCTACGGCTACTACCAGAACGACACCAAGTACCGGCAGATCGTGCTGCGCTCCACCGACGGCGGTGTCAACTGGACGCTGCTGGCCACCGTCGCCTACGACCCGCACCTGTCCACCGAGCCGCGCTACGAAGGCTTCTGCGAAGGCGCGGTCCAGCGCACCGCGGACGGTGACCTGCTGATCGTGATGCGCACCGGCAGCTACCAGCAGATGTACGCCTCGCGCTCCCGTGACGGCGGCAGGAGCTGGAGCACGCCTCGCCCACTGATGGCCGGAAGCGGATCGATCCCCGTCACCGGCATCTATCCGACACTGACCCGGCTGACCTCCGGCGCACTCGTGCTGTGGATCGGACGCCCCGGCCAATCGCTGCTCGTCTCCCGCGACGGCACCGGAACATCGTGGACCACGCCGCAGACGGTCGACTATCGCAACAGCGGCAACGGAAACTTCGTCCCCCTCGACGACCACCACCTGCTCGCCTTCGGCGATCGCGGCCCCAACTGGGCCAGCCCACCACCCCTGACCTACCGCGTGTGGTCGCGACTGGTCACCGTCCACTTCTGA
- a CDS encoding Dyp-type peroxidase, whose amino-acid sequence MPEPQDVLGPLSESALFLTLTIEDGGENAVHELLPDLAGMIRSVAFPLPNEALTCVVGIGSAAWDRLFTGPRPARLHPFREIGGDRHRAPATPGDLFLHIRAKRFYPCFELARRVVGGLGGAVSVVDEVVGFRYFDRRDLLGFVDGTENPTGAAAAAAVLVGDDPPFDGGSYLIAQKYLHDLAKWHAMPVEARDDAVGRRMLDDVELADGVKPADSHVALTTIEEGDGTERKILRDNMPFGSIARGEYGTFFAGYAADPGVTEQMLTRMFTGASAGHPDRILEVSTAVTGGLFFVPPADFLDDPPALPAGSGVTAVGR is encoded by the coding sequence TTGCCTGAGCCACAGGACGTTCTCGGCCCGCTCAGCGAGAGCGCGTTGTTCCTCACTCTGACCATTGAGGACGGTGGTGAAAACGCGGTCCACGAGCTGCTGCCGGACCTGGCCGGGATGATCAGGTCGGTCGCGTTTCCGCTTCCGAACGAAGCCCTCACCTGCGTCGTCGGCATCGGGTCCGCGGCATGGGACCGGTTGTTCACCGGTCCGAGGCCCGCCCGGCTGCATCCGTTCCGCGAGATCGGCGGCGACCGGCATCGCGCGCCCGCCACACCGGGGGATCTGTTCCTGCACATCCGGGCGAAGCGGTTCTACCCGTGCTTCGAGCTGGCTCGCCGGGTGGTCGGCGGCCTCGGCGGCGCCGTGTCCGTCGTCGACGAGGTGGTGGGGTTCCGTTACTTCGACCGGCGCGATCTGCTGGGGTTCGTCGATGGCACGGAGAACCCCACTGGCGCCGCCGCGGCGGCTGCCGTGCTGGTCGGCGACGACCCGCCCTTCGACGGCGGCTCCTACCTGATCGCGCAGAAGTACCTGCACGACCTGGCCAAGTGGCACGCGATGCCGGTGGAAGCGCGCGACGACGCGGTGGGCCGCCGGATGCTCGACGACGTCGAGCTCGCCGACGGGGTGAAACCGGCCGATTCGCACGTCGCGTTGACCACGATCGAGGAGGGCGACGGCACCGAGCGCAAGATCCTGCGGGACAACATGCCGTTCGGCTCGATCGCCCGAGGTGAGTACGGGACCTTCTTCGCCGGGTACGCCGCCGATCCGGGCGTGACCGAACAGATGCTGACCCGGATGTTCACCGGTGCGTCGGCCGGGCACCCCGACCGCATCCTCGAAGTGTCCACCGCGGTCACGGGCGGGCTGTTCTTCGTGCCACCGGCCGATTTCCTCGACGACCCGCCCGCGCTTCCGGCCGGTTCCGGAGTCACCGCGGTCGGCAGGTAG
- a CDS encoding ABC transporter permease: MTASRRLSPGGLVVRRFLRHRLAVASTVVVLAIVVLAVFAGPIAGLAPDATDLGATRQGPSAAHWLGTDTVGRDVLSRLLHAGRVSLVVGVLAALLAVAIGTVLGTIAGYFGRWADGLVMRLADVCMSFPTLVVIIVLAGLIGPSVPALVIAIGLFQWPVCGRLVRGVTLSLREQEYVLASRATGSSPAWLIRKHLVPAVLPPVSVAATLAVAQAIALEATMSFLGLGVQAPTASWGTMLTDAQSLTVIKTMPWLWLPPGLAVAITVLAVNFIGDGLRDAADPRQS, encoded by the coding sequence ATGACCGCGTCCCGACGGCTCTCCCCCGGCGGGCTCGTGGTCCGCCGGTTTCTGCGCCATCGGCTGGCGGTGGCCAGCACCGTGGTGGTACTCGCGATCGTGGTGCTCGCCGTGTTCGCCGGGCCCATCGCCGGTCTGGCCCCCGATGCCACCGACCTTGGCGCGACACGGCAGGGGCCGTCCGCGGCGCACTGGCTCGGCACCGACACCGTCGGGCGCGATGTGCTGTCCCGGTTGCTGCACGCGGGCCGGGTATCACTGGTCGTCGGCGTACTCGCCGCCCTCCTGGCCGTGGCGATCGGGACCGTGCTGGGCACGATCGCCGGATATTTCGGGCGGTGGGCCGACGGCCTGGTGATGCGGCTCGCGGACGTGTGCATGTCGTTCCCGACGCTCGTCGTGATCATCGTGCTGGCCGGTCTCATCGGCCCGAGCGTGCCGGCGCTGGTGATCGCGATCGGGCTGTTCCAGTGGCCGGTGTGCGGCCGGTTGGTGCGCGGGGTGACGCTGTCGCTGCGCGAGCAGGAGTACGTGCTCGCCTCCCGCGCCACCGGCAGCAGCCCGGCGTGGCTGATCCGCAAGCACCTCGTGCCCGCGGTGCTGCCCCCGGTCAGCGTCGCCGCCACGCTCGCGGTGGCGCAGGCCATCGCGCTCGAAGCGACGATGTCGTTCCTCGGCCTCGGTGTCCAGGCACCGACCGCGAGCTGGGGCACCATGCTCACCGACGCGCAGAGCCTGACCGTCATCAAGACCATGCCGTGGCTCTGGCTGCCGCCGGGTCTCGCCGTGGCGATCACCGTGCTCGCCGTCAACTTCATCGGCGACGGGCTGCGCGACGCGGCGGATCCGAGGCAGTCATGA
- a CDS encoding GH116 family glycosyl hydrolase: MLTFSGDARRAAAVPLGGIGTGTVAMRADGALDQWQLSNVINHVAPAPSTFLGLRVATLGSGRPADHASRVLRATPPAAPATPPQDSTDWRVPAPPAIDWPLFADSRAEIAYPFVRVEFADDTLPVRVATEAWTPFVPGDLDASSLPLIEHRVELENTGTAPLFGFAVYHGQNTVGWDGASPVEGVWNGRYGGNVNRLVRAGNTTAVVLDNPALRDDDPFAGEQVVWTDAPCWPLVRCDGPASTATAVAGLALIDCAGSGDWSNARLRANTIRLTPPVETPHGPSPAGRTWDTALCAAWHLDPGERTVVRFLHAWRFPNRYLDFPQQYVDAGPGGRKLWVGNHYATRFGTALDVVAHFREHEADLRAASRSWADAVAATTLTDAELTEPVRHQLTLQSGATRNPILFRTADDRCYGHEGGNGASNDYWAGHVGGSCPLNCNHVWNYAQTMSRLFPEFERSMRDIEWAAQDGTGAIPHRIVLPAWLPRERGGPIGGPKEPALDGMLGAILKTYREARQCGGIELLATRWQAMLRVVDHVERGWHTRGDGILRGPQPVTYDFPLTGPNMIVGSLWLAALATLREVASVLGEPGERFAELLATAAHNYHELLWNGDFYVQTEPADIDDFGPGCHADQLIGQWWAHQLELGHLLDPEHVRAALRAILRHNDRRHVSVPDLGARAFADGEDGGLVNCSWPNGGRPRRPVHYCDESWVGTEYQVAAHCLMEGMPAQAKDLLRAVHRRKDGTRRNPFNEIECGDHYVRGQAGWSVLEAATGFRYDAVRRRLTVDRDAGTFPFVAGTAWGRLTATDGRVRIELVRGKLTVDTIRLTGGAATTEHALTEPVATGDTVEIGAG; this comes from the coding sequence ATGCTGACCTTTTCCGGAGACGCCCGGCGGGCGGCGGCGGTGCCACTCGGTGGGATCGGCACCGGCACCGTCGCGATGCGCGCGGACGGAGCACTCGACCAGTGGCAACTGTCCAATGTGATCAATCACGTCGCGCCGGCGCCCAGCACCTTCCTCGGCCTGCGCGTGGCGACGCTGGGCTCCGGACGCCCGGCCGACCACGCGTCGCGAGTGCTGCGCGCGACGCCACCCGCGGCACCGGCGACGCCACCGCAGGATTCGACCGACTGGCGGGTCCCCGCGCCACCGGCGATCGACTGGCCGTTGTTTGCCGATTCGCGGGCCGAGATCGCCTACCCGTTCGTCCGCGTCGAATTCGCCGACGACACGCTTCCGGTGCGCGTCGCGACCGAGGCGTGGACCCCGTTCGTCCCCGGTGATCTCGACGCCAGCAGCCTGCCGCTGATCGAGCACCGGGTCGAGCTCGAGAACACCGGTACGGCGCCGCTGTTCGGGTTCGCGGTGTACCACGGCCAGAACACCGTCGGCTGGGACGGGGCCAGCCCGGTCGAAGGCGTGTGGAACGGCCGCTACGGCGGCAACGTGAACCGGCTCGTCCGCGCCGGGAACACGACCGCCGTCGTACTGGACAACCCGGCCCTGCGCGACGACGACCCGTTCGCTGGCGAGCAGGTGGTCTGGACCGACGCACCGTGCTGGCCGCTGGTGCGCTGCGACGGGCCGGCCAGCACGGCCACGGCGGTGGCCGGGCTCGCGCTGATCGACTGCGCGGGCTCCGGCGACTGGAGCAACGCGCGGCTGCGCGCCAACACAATCCGCCTGACCCCACCGGTCGAGACGCCGCACGGGCCGAGCCCGGCGGGCCGTACCTGGGACACCGCGCTCTGCGCGGCCTGGCACCTCGACCCCGGTGAACGGACCGTCGTGCGCTTCCTCCACGCCTGGCGCTTCCCGAACCGCTACCTCGACTTCCCACAGCAGTACGTCGACGCCGGACCGGGCGGCCGGAAACTCTGGGTTGGCAACCATTACGCGACCCGTTTCGGCACCGCGCTGGACGTCGTCGCGCACTTCCGCGAGCACGAAGCAGACCTGCGCGCGGCGTCGCGGTCCTGGGCGGACGCCGTCGCCGCGACCACGCTCACCGACGCCGAGCTGACGGAGCCGGTGCGCCACCAGCTGACGCTGCAGTCGGGCGCCACCCGGAACCCGATCTTGTTCCGCACCGCGGACGACCGCTGCTACGGGCACGAGGGCGGCAACGGCGCGTCCAACGACTACTGGGCCGGTCATGTCGGCGGCTCGTGCCCGCTGAACTGCAACCACGTGTGGAACTACGCCCAGACGATGTCGAGGCTCTTCCCGGAATTCGAACGCTCGATGCGCGACATCGAGTGGGCCGCGCAGGACGGCACCGGGGCGATCCCGCACCGCATCGTGCTACCCGCGTGGCTGCCGCGAGAACGCGGCGGGCCGATCGGCGGGCCGAAGGAACCCGCGCTCGACGGCATGCTCGGCGCGATCCTCAAGACCTACCGCGAGGCGCGCCAGTGCGGCGGAATCGAGCTGCTCGCCACCCGGTGGCAGGCCATGCTGCGCGTCGTCGACCACGTCGAACGGGGCTGGCACACCCGAGGTGACGGCATCCTGCGCGGCCCGCAACCGGTGACCTACGACTTCCCGCTGACCGGCCCGAACATGATCGTCGGGTCGCTGTGGCTCGCTGCGCTCGCGACGCTGCGCGAGGTCGCGAGCGTGCTCGGCGAGCCGGGCGAACGGTTCGCCGAATTGCTCGCCACCGCCGCGCACAATTACCACGAACTGTTGTGGAACGGCGACTTCTACGTGCAGACCGAACCCGCCGACATCGACGATTTCGGGCCCGGCTGCCACGCCGACCAGCTCATCGGGCAGTGGTGGGCCCACCAGCTCGAACTCGGCCACCTGCTCGATCCCGAGCACGTGCGCGCCGCGCTGCGCGCGATCCTGCGGCACAACGATCGCCGCCACGTGTCGGTGCCGGACCTCGGCGCGCGCGCCTTCGCCGACGGCGAGGACGGCGGACTCGTCAACTGCAGCTGGCCGAACGGAGGTCGCCCGCGGCGCCCAGTGCACTACTGCGACGAGAGCTGGGTCGGCACCGAGTACCAGGTGGCCGCCCACTGCCTCATGGAAGGCATGCCAGCACAGGCAAAGGATCTCCTGCGCGCCGTCCACCGCCGCAAGGACGGCACCCGGCGCAACCCGTTCAACGAGATCGAGTGCGGCGACCACTACGTGCGCGGGCAAGCGGGCTGGTCGGTGCTCGAAGCGGCGACGGGGTTCCGCTACGACGCCGTCCGCCGCAGGCTCACGGTCGATCGCGACGCGGGCACGTTCCCGTTCGTCGCGGGCACCGCGTGGGGCCGTCTCACCGCGACCGACGGCCGGGTCCGGATCGAGCTGGTGCGCGGCAAACTGACGGTGGACACGATCCGGCTCACCGGTGGGGCGGCCACGACCGAGCACGCACTGACGGAGCCGGTCGCCACGGGCGACACGGTCGAGATCGGGGCGGGCTGA